From Microbacterium sp. LWH7-1.2:
ACGACTTCCGGATCTACGGCTCCGCCCTGAACGCGAGCCGAGTGGCGGAGCTCGCCGACGTCACCGCTCCGTCCTTGGCGGCGGCGCTGGATCCGGCCGCGCCCGACGGCGAAAACGGATGGTACGTGGGTGCAGTGTCCGCGAAGGCGGTCGCCTCCGACGCGCAGACCGGGATCACGCGCCTTGAGTACCGCACGTCGCCGTCCGGCACGTGGACGGCGTACGAGTCGCCGATTCCCGCACCTGAGGGGACGACGGAGTACGACTTCCAAGCCGTGGACAGTGCAGGGAACACTACGACGGCGCATCTTTCGGTCAAACGGGACACAACCGCGCCGGTGACTTCGGCGGTGGTGTCGCCCGGTTCGGGTGTGGTGCTGGCGGGGTCGACGGTTTCGGCGACGTTCGCCGCGTCGGATGAGACCTCGGGTGTCGCCGGCACGGAGTATTCGACCGATGGCGGGGCGACCTGGGTTGCGGCGACGGCGGCGGGTGTGTCGTTCACCGAAGTGGGCGCGCACGTTGTGACGTACCGGTCGGTGGACGCGGCGGGCAATGTCGAGGCGGCCAAGAAGGTCACCCTCACTGTCGTTCAGCCACGGACCTTCACGGGCTTCTACGCCCCGGTGGATATGGCGGGTGTGGTGAACGTGGTCAAGAGCGGTTCGACGGTTCCGTTGAAGTTCGAGTTGTTCTTCGGTGAGGAGGAGCTGACGTCGACGACCGCGATCGAGTCGTTGCGGACGGTGCAGCATTCGTGCGATCCGGCCGCCCCGACCGATGAGGTCGAGACGGTTGTCACGGGTGGTACGTCGTTGGTCTACGACGAGGAGGCGGGGCAGTTCCAGTACAACTGGAAGACCTCGAAGGGCACCACGGGGTGCGTCGACGTGATCGTGCGCAGCACGGACGGGGTCGAGCTGAAAGCCCAGTTCCGTCTGAAGTAGACCGCACCGGCACCGGGCGCGGGCCGGCCGGGACACCACCCCGGCCAGCCCGCCCCGACAGCCCATCCCGAACTCTGGTCCCACCACGAGATAGGTCACCATGACCATTCACCCCCTGCCATCGGGCGGTGGCTTCGCTTGCGATGATCGCCGTGAAGAACCCGCGATCGGTTGGTGGGGTGCGGCATCGATAGCGCTGATCGCCCCCGGAACAGCACAACGGACGACGAGCCCGAACGTCCGCACCGGTCGCTGTCCTGTCGCCGCCATGAAGTCGAACGAACGCCGTTTGTTCGAAAGAGTCTCGGGGTTAGTGTCGTATCTGGGCGTTGCCGTTCGTGGATGAGGTGTGCGACCTGATGCGGGTCGCAGGACTGAGGAGCCGCGACGTGGCCCTCGTCCCGACGAGAGGAGACGACAGTGCCGAAATACCTGATCGCATTCAACGACGAGTGGGTGCCGGAGCACACTCCCGACGAACTGCGCAACAAGAGCGAAGCCTCGCGAGCCGTGCTCGAGGAAATGCAGGCGGAGGGCGTGTTCCTCTACGCGGATGGGGGGATCGATGCCTCGACCGTGGTCTGCAGCGTTGTGAGCAAGGACGGGAAGCCGGTCTTCACCGATGGACCGTTCGTCGAGACCAAGGAGCACCTCGGCGGGTTCACCGTTGTGGACGTGGCGGACGACGCGATCGCGCGGTACTGGGCAGGACGTCTGGCGGTCGCACTGGACTGGCCCCAGGAGGTGCACCGATTTCCGTCAGATGTCGGGGAGATCATTGAACGGCAATCGTCTGCGACTGTGTGACTTCGGTCGATCCCAGCTGTCCCCGTTGGAGTCGACATCGAACCAGGCTTTACCGGCGTCGTGACCGCAGCCCCCGTCGAGCAGGCCATCATCCGTGCCCACCATGAGGAGTGGGCGCGGGTGGTGGCCGGCGTTGCCCGGCGGTTCGGCGACCTGGACCTTGCCGAGGATGCAGCAGCAGAGGCATTCGTCGCCGCGGTGGAGCGGTGGCCGCGCGACGGCGTACCACCGAACCCGGGCGCGTGGCTCACCCTCACCGCGACGCGCAAGGCGATCGACCGGCTGCGTCGTGAGTCGCGTCGCGACGACAA
This genomic window contains:
- a CDS encoding YciI family protein codes for the protein MPKYLIAFNDEWVPEHTPDELRNKSEASRAVLEEMQAEGVFLYADGGIDASTVVCSVVSKDGKPVFTDGPFVETKEHLGGFTVVDVADDAIARYWAGRLAVALDWPQEVHRFPSDVGEIIERQSSATV